In Asanoa sp. WMMD1127, one genomic interval encodes:
- a CDS encoding ABC transporter ATP-binding protein produces the protein MILELRGVHRTHGTGDTAVHALRGVDLGVAAGELVAVMGPSGSGKSTLLNLAGGLDSPSQGEVVVEGEVLGTLNRKQLARLRRRHVGYVFQDLNLLASLTAVENVALPLELDGMAVRRARKLAATALDEVGLADLAPRFPDEMSGGQQQRVAIARALVGDRRLVLADEPTGALDSQTGEAVLRLLRSRVDAGAAGVLVTHEARHAAWADRVVFLRDGVVVDTTSPVGEPEQLLGVDA, from the coding sequence GTGATCCTCGAACTGCGCGGTGTCCACCGCACCCACGGGACCGGCGACACCGCTGTGCACGCCCTGCGCGGCGTCGACCTCGGCGTCGCGGCCGGTGAGCTCGTGGCCGTCATGGGCCCCTCCGGCTCCGGCAAGTCGACCCTGCTCAACCTGGCCGGCGGGCTCGACTCGCCGAGCCAGGGCGAGGTCGTCGTCGAGGGCGAGGTGCTCGGCACGCTCAACCGCAAGCAGCTGGCCCGCCTGCGCCGCCGGCACGTCGGCTACGTCTTCCAGGACCTCAACCTGCTGGCCAGCCTCACCGCGGTCGAAAACGTGGCGCTGCCGCTCGAGCTCGACGGCATGGCCGTACGCAGGGCCCGCAAGCTGGCCGCGACGGCGCTCGACGAGGTGGGCCTGGCCGACCTGGCGCCGCGCTTCCCCGACGAGATGTCCGGCGGCCAGCAGCAGCGGGTCGCGATCGCCCGCGCGCTGGTCGGCGACCGCCGCCTCGTGCTCGCCGACGAGCCGACCGGCGCGCTCGACTCGCAGACCGGCGAGGCCGTGCTGCGGCTCCTGCGCAGCCGGGTCGACGCGGGCGCCGCCGGTGTGCTGGTCACCCACGAGGCCCGGCACGCGGCGTGGGCCGACCGGGTGGTCTTCC
- a CDS encoding PadR family transcriptional regulator gives MSIRHGLLALLERGPMYGYQLRAAFEESTGATWPLNIGQVYTTLSRLERDGLVRPLPENDGGQRPYELTDLGRAEINVWFATPISRTDRPRDELAIKLALAITTPGVDVRTVVQTQRTATIQTLQELTRLKQRSDQPGDLSWRLILDAMVFQAEAEVRWLDHCEASLVRYQPPAPSATGAGEEADERTEAHL, from the coding sequence ATGTCCATCAGACACGGCCTGCTCGCGCTGCTCGAGCGCGGCCCCATGTACGGCTACCAGCTGCGCGCCGCCTTCGAGGAGTCCACCGGCGCCACCTGGCCGCTCAACATCGGGCAGGTCTACACGACCCTGTCCCGCCTCGAGCGGGACGGTCTGGTGCGCCCGCTGCCGGAGAACGACGGGGGGCAGCGGCCGTACGAGCTGACCGACCTGGGTCGGGCCGAGATCAACGTCTGGTTCGCCACCCCGATCAGCCGCACCGACCGCCCCCGCGACGAGCTGGCGATCAAGCTGGCCCTCGCGATCACCACCCCCGGCGTCGACGTGCGCACGGTGGTGCAGACGCAGCGCACCGCCACCATCCAGACCCTGCAGGAGCTGACCCGGCTCAAGCAGCGCTCCGACCAGCCCGGCGACCTGTCCTGGCGGCTGATCCTCGACGCGATGGTCTTCCAGGCCGAGGCCGAGGTGCGCTGGCTCGACCACTGCGAAGCCAGCCTGGTCCGCTACCAACCCCCGGCACCGAGCGCCACCGGCGCCGGCGAAGAGGCCGACGAGCGTACGGAGGCCCACCTGTGA
- a CDS encoding ferritin-like domain-containing protein, with protein MTGELTAALSAEYAAIFAYGPIGVRLTGAEQSAARAAEAAHRTLRDALVVALHGTGLPPAAAAYTLPEPIVDRAAALRVAIAVEEKTAAVWRAALGATVDTQRRQALDALTGCAVRATRWRRFAKVDPITVPFPGKAPA; from the coding sequence GTGACGGGTGAGCTGACCGCCGCGCTGTCGGCGGAATACGCGGCCATCTTCGCGTACGGGCCGATCGGGGTGCGGTTGACCGGGGCGGAGCAGTCCGCCGCCCGCGCCGCCGAGGCCGCCCACCGCACGCTGCGCGACGCGCTGGTGGTGGCGCTGCACGGCACGGGGCTGCCGCCGGCCGCGGCCGCCTACACGCTGCCGGAGCCGATCGTCGACCGGGCCGCGGCGCTGCGGGTGGCGATCGCCGTCGAGGAGAAGACGGCGGCCGTCTGGCGGGCGGCCCTCGGCGCCACCGTCGACACGCAGCGCCGGCAGGCCCTCGACGCGCTCACCGGCTGCGCCGTGCGGGCCACCCGCTGGCGCCGCTTCGCCAAGGTCGACCCGATCACCGTCCCCTTCCCGGGGAAAGCGCCCGCTTAG
- the rimP gene encoding ribosome maturation factor RimP, which yields MAQRSRAAGGRPAPGPRPAAPRGDLAARRARLRTVVEPVVQDAGYDLEDLTISRAGRRFVVRVVVDRDGGLDLDAVADVSRAVSAALDAVEESGDELVAGEYQLEVSSPGVDRPLTLPRHWRRNIGRLVKVGPITGRVVGVDDAGVMLDVAGERTAIAHDELGPGRVQVEFSRADEVADDELAEFADEDDEDDEDDEDGVEDEER from the coding sequence ATGGCACAGCGGAGCCGAGCGGCCGGCGGACGGCCCGCGCCCGGGCCCCGCCCGGCGGCGCCCCGAGGCGACCTGGCCGCGCGCCGGGCCCGCCTCCGCACCGTGGTCGAGCCGGTCGTCCAGGACGCGGGCTACGACCTGGAGGACCTCACCATCTCCCGGGCCGGCCGGCGGTTCGTGGTGCGGGTGGTGGTCGACCGCGACGGCGGCCTCGACCTCGACGCCGTCGCCGACGTGTCCCGCGCGGTCTCGGCCGCGCTCGACGCCGTCGAGGAGAGCGGTGACGAGCTCGTGGCCGGCGAATACCAGCTCGAGGTCAGCTCGCCGGGCGTCGACCGGCCGCTGACCCTGCCGCGCCACTGGCGGCGCAACATCGGCCGGCTGGTCAAGGTCGGCCCGATCACCGGTCGGGTGGTCGGCGTGGACGACGCGGGTGTCATGTTGGACGTGGCGGGCGAGCGCACGGCGATCGCCCACGACGAGCTGGGCCCCGGCCGGGTGCAGGTCGAGTTCAGCCGGGCCGACGAGGTCGCCGACGACGAGCTCGCGGAGTTCGCCGACGAGGACGACGAGGACGACGAGGACGACGAGGACGGAGTGGAGGACGAGGAGCGATGA
- the nusA gene encoding transcription termination factor NusA — translation MNIDLAALRALEREREIPFETILAAIETALLTAYRHTEGAEPHARVEIDRKTGGALVYAQELDEGGSVVREWDDTPHDFGRIAAMTAKQVILQRLREATDEVHFGEYVGRDGDLVTGVIQAHEARTEKGIVTVDLGKLEAVLPQSEQVPGEVYGHGQRIRCVVVHVAKGFRGPQITLSRSHPNLVKKLFALEVPEIADGSVEIAAIAREAGHRSKIAVRAAVPGVNAKGACIGPMGQRVRAVMSELHGEKIDIIDWSDDPAQFVGNALSPAKALRVEVVDAATRTARVTVPDYQLSLAIGREGQNARLAARLTGWRIDIRSDSEPAAEERGVDHATEPGGAPAGA, via the coding sequence ATGAACATCGACCTCGCGGCGCTGCGCGCACTGGAGCGCGAGCGGGAGATCCCGTTCGAGACGATCCTCGCGGCGATCGAGACCGCGCTGTTGACCGCCTACCGGCACACCGAGGGCGCCGAGCCGCACGCCCGGGTGGAGATCGACCGCAAGACCGGCGGCGCGCTGGTCTACGCCCAGGAGCTCGACGAGGGGGGCTCGGTCGTCCGGGAGTGGGACGACACCCCTCACGACTTCGGGCGAATCGCCGCGATGACCGCCAAACAGGTCATCCTGCAGCGGCTCCGCGAGGCCACCGACGAGGTGCACTTCGGGGAATATGTGGGCCGCGACGGTGACCTGGTCACCGGCGTGATCCAGGCGCACGAGGCGCGCACCGAGAAGGGCATCGTCACGGTCGACCTGGGCAAGCTGGAAGCCGTGCTGCCGCAGTCGGAGCAGGTCCCCGGCGAGGTCTACGGGCACGGCCAGCGGATCCGCTGCGTGGTCGTCCACGTGGCCAAGGGCTTCCGCGGCCCCCAGATCACCCTTTCGCGGTCCCACCCCAACCTGGTCAAGAAGCTCTTCGCGCTCGAGGTGCCGGAGATCGCCGACGGCAGCGTCGAGATTGCCGCGATCGCCCGCGAGGCCGGCCACCGCTCCAAGATCGCCGTACGCGCGGCCGTGCCGGGTGTCAACGCCAAGGGCGCCTGCATCGGGCCGATGGGCCAGCGGGTCCGCGCGGTGATGAGCGAGCTGCACGGTGAGAAGATCGACATCATCGACTGGTCGGACGACCCGGCCCAGTTCGTCGGCAACGCGCTCTCGCCGGCCAAGGCCCTGCGGGTCGAGGTGGTCGACGCCGCGACCCGCACCGCCCGGGTGACCGTTCCGGACTACCAGCTGTCGCTGGCGATCGGCCGGGAAGGGCAGAACGCCCGCCTGGCGGCCCGGCTCACCGGCTGGCGGATCGACATCCGGTCCGACAGCGAGCCGGCCGCCGAGGAGCGGGGTGTGGATCACGCAACTGAGCCGGGCGGAGCGCCCGCAGGGGCTTAG
- a CDS encoding YlxR family protein — MTARRARPVRTCVGCRQRAPADELLRFVAVGDGDHYRLRPDPTRRLPGRGAHMHPDPACLALACKRHAFGRALRKVGVADTGELAEHIHASTITPDHPTGRVSQQQGRTTDMSTR, encoded by the coding sequence GTGACGGCTCGACGTGCGCGGCCGGTGCGCACCTGTGTGGGTTGCCGGCAACGTGCGCCAGCCGACGAGCTACTGCGGTTCGTCGCGGTCGGCGACGGAGATCATTACCGACTACGACCCGATCCGACTCGCAGACTGCCGGGGAGGGGCGCGCATATGCACCCCGATCCGGCTTGTCTCGCGCTAGCGTGCAAACGCCATGCCTTCGGGCGGGCGCTACGTAAAGTTGGTGTCGCTGACACCGGCGAGCTGGCCGAGCACATTCACGCGTCAACCATCACGCCCGATCATCCGACCGGGCGGGTGTCGCAGCAGCAGGGTAGGACGACCGACATGAGCACACGATGA
- the infB gene encoding translation initiation factor IF-2, with amino-acid sequence MAGKARVHELAKELGVDSKTVLAKLKEMGEFVKSASSTVEAPVARRLRGAFVEGSQAPAPSAPPAAGNGRPAPSEPRISAKPTPPRRPTAPPARPKGPIPGPPPTPVAKPASAHDIEVAAAEQRAAQLKAEQEATVKAAQEARAQEREQVRREPPTDGGAPARPRPGPGSVPPRPGSPASRPNPGPTPGGGPRPGPNRPPARSGGNNPFGITPGGGGGTRQGNAPGGGPRPNPASMPPRPSPASMPPRPSPASMPTQRPGRPGGGAGRPGGPGGGAGRPGGGGGGFRGGPGGGGGGGGYRGGPGGGGGGGGYRGGPGGGGGGGGYRGGPGGGGGPAGAGAPGRPGGGGRGRGGGAAGAFGRPGGKPTRGRKSKKQRRQEFDNLSAPTMSSGAPRGNGQIVRLSRGASLSDFADKIDANPGSLVQEMFNLGEMVTATQSCSDDTLLLLGEHLGFDVQIVSPEDEDRELLAQFNIDLDAEVADDRLVSRPPVVTVMGHVDHGKTKLLDAIRKANVVEGEAGGITQHIGAYQVHVEHEGDERAVTFIDTPGHEAFTAMRARGAQVTDIVILVVAADDGVMPQTIEALNHAKAADVPIVVAVNKIDKPEANPDKVRQQLTEYGLVAEEYGGDTMFVNVAAKPGIGIEELLEAVILTADASLELTAPIDGPAQGVAIEAHLDKGRGAVATVLVQKGTLRAGDSIVAGGAHGRVRAMLDENGKPVNEAGPARPVLVLGLTAVPGAGDTFLAAEDDRTVRQIAEQRQARRRAASFANSRGRATLETIMEQLKEGEKTSLNLVLKGDVSGSVEALEDALFKLDIPEEVQLRIIHRGVGAITESDVMLASASTEAVTIIGFNVRASNKVRETADREGVEIRYYTVIYQAIEEIDAALKGLLKPEFEEVELGSAEVREVFRSSKVGNIAGCIVRSGLLRRNAKARLLRDGAVVADSVTISSLKRFKDDATEVREGFECGLTLAGYNNIQVGDVIETFEMREKPR; translated from the coding sequence GTGGCAGGCAAGGCCCGCGTACACGAGCTAGCCAAAGAGCTCGGGGTCGACAGCAAGACCGTTCTCGCCAAACTCAAGGAGATGGGCGAGTTCGTGAAGTCCGCGTCGAGCACGGTGGAGGCGCCCGTCGCCCGCCGGTTGCGCGGCGCGTTCGTCGAGGGCTCCCAGGCCCCGGCGCCGTCCGCGCCGCCCGCGGCCGGCAACGGCCGTCCGGCGCCCAGTGAGCCGAGGATCTCGGCCAAACCAACACCGCCCCGCCGGCCGACGGCCCCGCCGGCGCGGCCCAAGGGCCCGATTCCGGGCCCGCCGCCCACGCCGGTCGCCAAGCCGGCGAGCGCGCACGACATCGAGGTGGCGGCCGCCGAGCAGCGCGCCGCGCAGCTCAAGGCGGAGCAGGAAGCCACGGTCAAGGCCGCGCAGGAGGCCCGTGCCCAGGAGCGCGAGCAGGTCCGGCGTGAGCCCCCGACCGACGGCGGCGCGCCCGCCCGGCCCCGTCCGGGTCCGGGCAGTGTCCCGCCGCGGCCCGGTTCGCCGGCCAGCCGACCCAACCCCGGCCCCACGCCGGGCGGCGGTCCGCGGCCCGGCCCCAACCGTCCGCCGGCGCGCAGCGGTGGCAACAACCCGTTCGGCATCACCCCCGGTGGTGGCGGTGGCACGCGCCAGGGCAACGCGCCCGGCGGCGGTCCGCGGCCCAACCCGGCGTCGATGCCGCCCCGGCCGAGCCCGGCGTCGATGCCGCCGCGGCCCAGCCCGGCGTCCATGCCGACGCAGCGTCCCGGTCGTCCGGGTGGCGGCGCCGGTCGTCCCGGCGGTCCCGGCGGTGGCGCCGGTCGTCCCGGTGGCGGCGGCGGTGGCTTCCGCGGCGGTCCCGGTGGCGGCGGCGGTGGCGGTGGTTACCGCGGCGGTCCCGGTGGCGGCGGCGGTGGCGGTGGTTACCGCGGCGGTCCCGGTGGCGGCGGCGGTGGCGGTGGCTACCGCGGCGGTCCCGGTGGCGGCGGCGGTCCGGCCGGCGCCGGTGCGCCCGGTCGTCCCGGTGGTGGCGGTCGTGGTCGCGGCGGTGGCGCCGCGGGCGCCTTCGGGCGTCCGGGTGGCAAGCCGACCCGCGGTCGCAAGTCGAAGAAGCAGCGGCGTCAAGAGTTCGACAACCTGTCCGCGCCGACGATGAGCTCGGGCGCCCCGCGGGGCAACGGGCAGATCGTCCGGCTGTCGCGCGGCGCGTCGCTCTCCGACTTCGCTGACAAGATCGACGCCAACCCGGGCTCGCTGGTCCAGGAGATGTTCAACCTGGGCGAGATGGTGACGGCGACGCAGTCGTGCTCCGACGACACGTTGCTGCTGCTCGGCGAGCACCTCGGCTTCGACGTGCAGATCGTCAGCCCCGAGGACGAGGACCGCGAGCTGCTGGCCCAGTTCAACATCGACCTCGACGCCGAGGTCGCCGACGACCGGCTGGTCAGCCGTCCGCCGGTGGTGACCGTCATGGGCCACGTCGACCACGGTAAGACGAAGCTGCTCGACGCGATCCGCAAGGCGAACGTCGTCGAGGGCGAGGCCGGTGGCATCACCCAGCACATCGGCGCCTACCAGGTGCACGTCGAGCACGAGGGCGACGAGCGTGCGGTCACCTTCATCGACACCCCGGGCCACGAGGCGTTCACCGCCATGCGTGCCCGTGGTGCCCAGGTGACCGACATCGTGATCCTCGTGGTCGCGGCGGACGACGGCGTGATGCCGCAGACCATCGAGGCGCTCAACCACGCCAAGGCGGCCGACGTGCCGATCGTGGTCGCGGTCAACAAGATCGACAAGCCGGAGGCGAACCCCGACAAGGTCCGCCAGCAGCTCACCGAATATGGGCTGGTGGCCGAGGAATACGGCGGCGACACCATGTTCGTCAACGTCGCGGCCAAGCCGGGCATCGGCATCGAGGAGCTGCTCGAGGCCGTCATCCTGACCGCCGACGCGTCGCTGGAGCTGACCGCTCCGATCGACGGGCCGGCCCAGGGTGTCGCGATCGAGGCCCACCTCGACAAGGGCCGCGGTGCGGTGGCGACGGTGCTGGTCCAGAAGGGCACGCTCCGCGCCGGCGACTCCATCGTGGCCGGTGGGGCGCACGGTCGCGTCCGGGCGATGCTCGACGAGAACGGCAAGCCGGTCAACGAGGCGGGTCCGGCGCGTCCGGTCCTGGTCCTCGGCCTGACGGCCGTGCCGGGCGCCGGCGACACGTTCCTGGCGGCCGAGGACGACCGCACGGTGCGCCAGATCGCCGAGCAGCGGCAGGCCCGGCGGCGGGCGGCGAGCTTCGCCAACTCCCGCGGCCGCGCCACGCTCGAGACGATCATGGAGCAGCTCAAGGAGGGCGAGAAGACCTCGCTCAACCTGGTGCTCAAGGGCGACGTCTCGGGTTCCGTCGAGGCTCTCGAGGACGCGCTGTTCAAGCTCGACATTCCGGAAGAGGTCCAACTGCGGATCATCCACCGGGGCGTCGGCGCGATCACCGAAAGCGACGTCATGCTGGCGAGCGCCTCGACCGAGGCGGTCACGATCATCGGCTTCAACGTGCGGGCCTCCAACAAGGTCCGCGAGACGGCCGACCGCGAGGGCGTGGAGATTCGGTACTACACCGTCATCTACCAGGCCATCGAGGAGATCGACGCCGCGCTCAAGGGCCTGCTCAAGCCGGAGTTCGAAGAGGTCGAGCTCGGCTCGGCGGAGGTCCGCGAGGTCTTCCGTTCGTCCAAGGTCGGCAACATCGCCGGTTGTATCGTGCGGTCCGGTCTCCTTCGCCGGAACGCCAAGGCGCGCCTGCTCCGCGACGGCGCGGTCGTGGCCGACAGCGTCACGATCAGCTCGCTCAAGCGGTTCAAGGACGACGCGACCGAGGTGCGCGAGGGCTTCGAGTGTGGTCTGACCCTGGCTGGTTACAACAACATCCAGGTCGGCGACGTCATCGAGACCTTCGAGATGCGCGAGAAGCCGCGCTGA
- a CDS encoding DUF503 domain-containing protein: MFTGTAVFDVLLPGDSRSLKAKRSYVRPIVAALRRFEVSAAEVGALDLHGRAEIGVAVVGPDAGHVDRVLDSCERLVAGRPEIELLSAKRRLHGEDD; the protein is encoded by the coding sequence ATGTTCACCGGAACCGCTGTCTTCGACGTCCTGCTGCCGGGCGACTCCCGCTCGCTCAAGGCCAAGCGCTCCTACGTCCGGCCGATCGTCGCCGCCCTGCGGCGCTTCGAGGTGTCGGCCGCCGAGGTGGGCGCGCTCGACCTGCACGGGCGGGCCGAGATCGGGGTCGCGGTGGTCGGCCCCGACGCCGGTCACGTCGACCGGGTGCTCGACTCCTGCGAGCGTCTCGTGGCCGGCCGCCCGGAGATCGAGTTGCTGTCCGCGAAGCGCCGCTTGCACGGTGAAGATGACTGA
- the rbfA gene encoding 30S ribosome-binding factor RbfA, giving the protein MTDPAKVRRHAERVRELVASVVRTQIKDPRLGMITITDARITADLRDATIYYTVLGDAAAQSGTAAALDSAKGLLRSTVGKALGLRHSPTLTFIHDDVQDQAKHIDDLLERARTADAEVQRLAAGATYAGDAQPYKLDDDDDEDDDEVANDAPMEDRR; this is encoded by the coding sequence ATGACGGACCCGGCCAAGGTGCGCCGGCACGCCGAGCGCGTGCGGGAACTGGTCGCTTCGGTGGTGCGCACCCAGATCAAGGACCCTCGGCTCGGCATGATCACGATCACCGACGCCCGGATCACCGCCGACCTGCGCGACGCGACCATCTACTACACGGTGCTCGGCGACGCGGCGGCCCAGTCGGGCACCGCGGCCGCCCTCGACAGCGCCAAGGGCCTGCTGCGCAGCACGGTGGGCAAGGCGCTCGGGCTGCGCCACTCGCCGACCCTGACGTTCATCCACGACGACGTGCAGGACCAGGCCAAGCACATCGACGACCTCCTCGAGCGGGCCCGCACGGCCGACGCCGAGGTTCAGCGGCTGGCCGCCGGCGCCACCTACGCGGGCGACGCGCAGCCCTACAAGCTCGACGACGACGATGACGAGGACGACGACGAGGTCGCCAACGACGCCCCGATGGAGGACCGCCGGTGA
- a CDS encoding bifunctional oligoribonuclease/PAP phosphatase NrnA produces the protein MTDLSATAVAAGAPTRPGDADWAAAVAAVRALRPTDKVLLICHVNPDGDALGSMLAFGLGLRRLGVANLQATFPGPPDVPEPFLALPGLDLLVPEAAAEPAPDLVLCFDAASASRLGGLVDRLATGGTAVVLDHHASNPGFGTVNIVDPEAAATAVVADELLRRLDVPLDAEIAECLYVALATDTGSFRFAMTTPSVHEMAARLLATGISPGDISRRVFDTRPFGAVRLYGDVLGRATLEPAAAGGRGLVWTYATLDDLARHQQKPYVLEPLIDSVRCAAEADVSLVVKQVAPAEWAVSMRSKGGVDVSRVAVALGGGGHKLAAGFTGRGTVDDVIEAIRAQLG, from the coding sequence GTGACCGACCTCTCGGCCACGGCGGTGGCCGCCGGCGCACCCACGCGACCGGGTGACGCCGACTGGGCCGCCGCCGTCGCGGCGGTGCGCGCCCTGCGCCCCACCGACAAGGTGCTGCTCATCTGCCACGTCAACCCCGACGGTGACGCGCTGGGCAGCATGCTGGCCTTCGGTCTCGGCCTGCGCCGCCTCGGCGTCGCCAACCTCCAGGCCACCTTCCCCGGCCCGCCGGACGTCCCCGAGCCGTTCCTGGCCCTGCCCGGGCTCGACCTGCTCGTGCCGGAGGCGGCCGCGGAGCCGGCGCCCGACCTGGTGCTCTGCTTCGACGCCGCCAGCGCGTCCCGGCTCGGCGGCCTGGTCGACCGCCTCGCCACCGGGGGCACGGCCGTCGTCCTCGACCACCACGCCTCCAATCCCGGCTTCGGCACCGTCAACATCGTCGACCCCGAGGCCGCCGCCACCGCGGTGGTCGCCGACGAGCTGCTGCGCCGGCTCGACGTGCCGCTCGACGCCGAGATCGCCGAGTGCCTCTACGTCGCGCTGGCCACCGACACCGGATCGTTCCGCTTCGCGATGACCACGCCGTCCGTGCACGAGATGGCCGCCCGCCTGCTGGCCACCGGCATCAGCCCGGGCGACATCTCCCGCCGCGTCTTCGACACCCGCCCGTTCGGCGCGGTCCGGCTCTACGGCGACGTGCTGGGCCGGGCGACGCTGGAGCCCGCCGCGGCCGGCGGCCGGGGTCTGGTGTGGACCTACGCGACCCTCGACGACCTGGCCCGCCACCAGCAGAAGCCTTACGTGCTGGAGCCGCTGATCGACTCGGTGCGGTGCGCGGCCGAGGCCGACGTCAGCCTGGTGGTCAAGCAGGTCGCTCCGGCCGAGTGGGCCGTGTCGATGCGCAGCAAGGGCGGCGTCGACGTGAGCCGGGTGGCGGTCGCCCTCGGCGGTGGCGGCCACAAGCTGGCCGCGGGATTCACCGGCCGCGGCACCGTCGACGACGTCATCGAGGCCATCCGCGCTCAGCTGGGGTAG
- a CDS encoding DUF6186 family protein, with product MSLTRAIAISGFLVAIVACAVVEVLARRKGSTTPTLGEVCAHAIAYEVGRVPVGRIGFFGFWWWLGWHLFAR from the coding sequence ATGAGCTTGACGCGGGCCATCGCGATCAGCGGCTTCCTCGTGGCGATCGTGGCCTGTGCGGTGGTCGAGGTGCTGGCCCGGCGCAAGGGCTCGACCACCCCGACGCTCGGCGAGGTCTGCGCGCACGCGATCGCCTACGAGGTGGGCCGCGTACCGGTCGGGCGGATCGGGTTCTTCGGTTTCTGGTGGTGGCTGGGCTGGCACCTCTTCGCGCGCTGA
- a CDS encoding MATE family efflux transporter, which translates to MDTAVTSRRIAGLALPALVVLAAEPLYVLVDTAVVGHLGSVPLAAVAVGGTVLTMAAWLGTILAYGTTGRAARRFGSGDRAAAVEEGVQASWLAFSAGVVIAIGMQFAAGPLARALAGNPEIAGEAALWMRVAAIGAPGLLLAAAGNGWMRGVQDTRRPLSFVLGANLLSAALCPLLVYPAGLGLVGSAIANVVAQTVAGVCFAVALLRERISWRPHVRVIGEQLRMGRDLLIRGGAFQLSFLSATTVAARFGTATVAGHQIAMQLWFFTALVLDAVAIAAQSLIGATLGAGDAASARALARRIGFIGVVCGVVFAVVIAAGAGVVPRLFSSDAAVLDQAGVAWPWFVAMQPVAGLVFALDGVLIGAGDVRYLRNLTVVAALGFFLPAIWTAYVLDWGLAGIWAGLTLFVVVRCVALLMRLRTGGWAVVGAVR; encoded by the coding sequence ATGGACACCGCCGTCACCTCCCGCCGGATCGCCGGCCTGGCCCTGCCGGCCCTGGTCGTGCTGGCCGCCGAGCCGCTCTACGTGCTGGTCGACACCGCCGTGGTCGGGCACCTCGGCAGCGTCCCGCTGGCCGCCGTCGCCGTCGGGGGCACGGTCCTCACGATGGCCGCCTGGCTGGGCACGATCCTGGCCTACGGCACCACCGGGCGGGCGGCCCGCCGGTTCGGCAGCGGCGACCGGGCAGCCGCGGTCGAGGAAGGCGTGCAGGCGTCCTGGCTCGCGTTCAGCGCCGGTGTGGTGATCGCGATCGGCATGCAGTTCGCGGCCGGTCCGCTCGCCCGCGCGTTGGCCGGCAACCCCGAGATCGCCGGCGAGGCCGCGCTCTGGATGCGGGTCGCCGCCATCGGCGCGCCCGGCCTGCTGCTCGCCGCCGCCGGCAACGGCTGGATGCGCGGCGTCCAGGACACCCGGCGCCCGCTGTCCTTCGTGCTCGGCGCCAACCTCCTCTCAGCGGCGCTGTGCCCGCTGCTGGTCTATCCGGCCGGGCTGGGCCTGGTCGGCTCCGCGATCGCCAACGTGGTGGCGCAGACCGTCGCCGGCGTGTGCTTCGCGGTCGCCCTGCTCCGCGAGCGGATCTCCTGGCGCCCGCACGTCCGGGTGATCGGCGAACAGCTGCGGATGGGCCGCGACCTGCTGATCCGGGGCGGCGCGTTCCAGCTGAGCTTCCTGTCGGCGACCACGGTCGCGGCCCGGTTCGGCACCGCCACGGTCGCCGGCCACCAGATCGCGATGCAGCTGTGGTTCTTCACCGCCCTCGTGCTCGACGCCGTGGCCATCGCCGCGCAGTCGTTGATCGGCGCCACCCTGGGCGCCGGCGACGCGGCGAGCGCGCGGGCGCTGGCCCGGCGCATCGGGTTCATCGGCGTCGTCTGCGGCGTGGTCTTCGCGGTGGTGATCGCGGCCGGAGCCGGGGTGGTCCCGCGGCTGTTCAGCTCCGACGCGGCCGTGCTCGACCAGGCGGGCGTGGCCTGGCCGTGGTTCGTCGCGATGCAGCCGGTGGCCGGCCTTGTGTTCGCCCTCGACGGAGTGCTGATCGGCGCCGGCGACGTGCGCTACCTACGCAACCTGACGGTGGTGGCGGCACTGGGCTTCTTCCTGCCGGCCATCTGGACCGCGTACGTCCTGGACTGGGGTCTGGCCGGGATCTGGGCCGGGCTGACGCTCTTCGTGGTCGTGCGCTGCGTGGCCCTGCTGATGCGGCTGCGGACCGGGGGCTGGGCGGTGGTCGGCGCCGTCCGCTGA